In Verrucomicrobiia bacterium, the genomic window GCCTGGGAATATTATTTTTTCATCGATCTGGAAGGGCACGTGGAAGATCCCAAGATCAAACGCGTGCTGGATGCCGTGGAAACGAAAGTCCGCTTCATGAAAGTCCTCGGTTCGTATCCCGCTTCCGCGGCCAAGGAAGTCTAACCTTCACCTTATTATGGAAACCCTGATGAATCCCGCTTACAAAAGTTACGTCGAAGACATCCACCCGTACAAGCCGGGCAAGCCCATCAAAGAAGTAGAACGCGAGCTGGGCCTGCGCAACGTGATCAAGCTGGCCTCGAACGAGAATCCGCTCGGGCCGTCCCGCAAAGCGCTCTGGGCGATGCGGCGCGCGATCCGCGAGGCGCACCTGTATCCGGAAGGCTCCGGCTTTTATCTCGTGAAGCGGCTGGAACAGGAGCTGGGGATTCCGACGAGCCAGATCCTGATCGGCAACGGCTCCAACGAAATCCTCGAGCTTTTGTCCCGCGGCTTTTTGTCGCCGGGCGACCAGATCATTTCGTCCCAGACGTCGTTTCTCGTGTACCCGATCCTGGCCAAAGCCTGCGGCGCGGATTTCGTCGAAGTGCCCATGAAGGATTTCCGCTACGACCTGGAAGGTATCCTGAAGGCGGTGACCGACAAAACGAAAATCATTTTCATCGCCAATCCTAACAATCCGACCGGCACGTACGTGACCGACAAGGAAGTCGCAGCGTTTCTGGCCAAGGTGCCGCCGCATGTGATCGTATGTTTCGACGAAGCGTACGTTGATTTCGTGGACGCGCATGATTTCCCGCGCGTCATCGAATACGTTCAGGAGCGCCGGCCGAACGTCATCGTCATGCGCACTTTTTCCAAGTCGTACGGCCTTGCGGGCCTGCGCATCGGCTATGCGGCGGGGGACCCGAAGATGATCGGCTACCTGCACAAGGTGCGCCAGCCGTTTAACGTAAATTCCATTGCCCAGGCCGCGGCTACGGCAGCGCTGGACGACCGGTTTTTCCTCTGGCGGACGAAACACTGCGTGACCGCGGGCCGCCGCTTCTTTTATAGAAGGTTCGACCTGATGGGGCTCAAGTACCTGCCCAGCCAGGCGAATTTCGTGCTCGTGGATACAGGATGCGACGGCGACGAAGTATTTCAGGCGCTGCTCAAGCAGGGCATGATCATCCGTTCCATGAAAGAATACGGGCTGCAGACCTGGATCCGCGTTTCGATCGGGCGTCGCAGCCAGAACGCTCAGTTCATCCGGCTTTTGAAATCTTATCTCAGAAAAGGAATTTAATATGATCATCGTGATGCGGGAAACCGCGACCCCGGAAGAAATCAATCACATTTGCGAAAAGGTGAAAGAGCTCGGCCTCACGCCGCAGGTCTCGCGCGGCGTTGCGCGCACCATTATCGGCGTGATCGGCGAAGAAGAAAAAATCATGGTCAAGCCCCTGGAGGCTTTCCCGGGCGTGGATTCGGTCATGCCCATCCAGAAGCCGTACAAATTGGCGAGCCGGCATTTCAAAAACGAGCCCAGCGAATTCGACATGGGCAACGGCGTGATCGTGGGCGGCAAGCAGATCCACGTGATGGCCGGGCCGTGCTCCGTGGAAGGCCGCGAGATGCTCATGCAGACCGCGGCTGCCGTAAAAAAGGCGGGCGCCACCTTCCTTCGCGGCGGCGCGTTCAAGCCGCGCACGTCTCCGTACTCGTTCCAGGGCCTCGGAGAAGAGGGCCTGAAATACCTGCGCGAGGCCGCGGATGAACACGGACTGCTGGTCGTGACCGAAGTCATGGATACCCGCAGTGTGGAGCTCGTGTGCCAGTATGCGGACATGCTGCAGATCGGCGCGCGCAACATGCAGAACTTTGACCTCCTGAAAGAATGCGGTTCCGCGAAGAAGCCTGTGCTGCTCAAGCGCGGGCTTTCCGCCACGATCCAGGAACTGCTGCTTTCGGCGGAATACCTTTTGTCCAAAGGCAATTTCAAGGTGCTGCTCGGCGAGCGGGGCATCCGGACTTTCGAAACCGCGACGCGCAACACCATCGACATCAACGCCATTCCCGTGGTGAAGGAAGAAACGCATCTGCCCATCCTGGTGGATCCTTCGCACGGCACGGGCAAGCGCACGTACGTCCTGCCCATCGCGCGCGCGGCCATTGCGGCGGGATGCGACGCGATCATGGTGGAAGTGCATCCCAAGCCGGAAGAGGCGCGTTCGGACGGCCCGCAGTCCCAGCGCTTCGACCAATTCGAAGCCATGATGAAGGACCTCCGCGTGATCGCCCAGGCGGTCGGCCGTACGCTCTAATCTGAATATGAACCCTAAAAAGATAACGATTGTCGGTCTTGGCCTCATGGGCGGCTCCCTTGCCGCCGCGTGCCGGAAGAAATTTCCCCGCGCGCGCGTGACCGGCGTGAGCCGCAGCCGGGAAGCGCTCCGCTCGGCCCTGAAGAAGAAATGGATTCATGCCGCGAGCCGCGATCTGGCCGGGGGCGTCAGGGGCGCGGACCTCGTGATCCTCTGCACGCCCGTCGATACCTTTCCCCGTATCCTCAAAGAGATCGACCGCCATGCCCGTCCGGGCACGCTGGTGACCGATGTCGGCAGCATCAAGGGAGCGGTGCTTCGCGGACGGCGGAAGAATATCACCTTTGTCGGCGCGCATCCCATGGTGGGTTCGCATGAGCGGGGCCTTGCCGCGGCGAATCCGAGACTTTATGAGGGCGGCCTGATCTTCGTGATCAAGCCGGAAAAGCGGGCGGAGCTCGGCGCTTTCCGCAAAATCCGCGGGTTCTGGAATAAAATATCGCACCGGATCGTCGAAGTTTCAGCGGGGCGCCACGACAAAGTGGTGGGGGAGATCAGCCATTTGCCGCATGCCGCTGCGGCCTGTCTTTTAATGAGTGTCGATCCCGGTTCCGTGCCTTTTGCGGCTTCGGGATTCCGGGATACGACACGGATCGCGGCCTCAGATCCTTCGATTTGGAGGCCGATTTTCATGGGTAATGCACGCGCTGTAGCCCTTGCGCTGCAACGGTTCGAAAAGGAACTGGCCCATTTTCGCACCCGGCTCGTACGGGGCGATGGCAAGGCCGTCGGACGGTTCCTTCAAAAAGCCAGCCGGCGCCGACAGCAAATTTAGCTTTGAAATTAAAGGGTTTATGCTACAATACCACGCTAAAATTCAAATGATTCGGAGGCTTTCTCATTTATGACTTCCCAGTTCGCTGAACTTTTCGAAAAAAGCATGCAGGCCCTCAAGGAAGGGGAGCTTGCGAAAGGTACGATCGTCGCGGTACGCCCGAAAGAAGTGGTCATCGATATCGGTTATAAGGCCGAAGGCATTATCAGCCTTGATGAATTCAGCAAGCCGGAGGAACTCAAGGTCGGGCAGCAGCTCGAAGTCCTTTTCGAATCGTTCGACGACGAAGCCGGCCATGCCGTGCTGTCGAAACGCAAGGCCGACCGCCAGCGCACCTGGAACAACATCATCGACCATGCCAACGAAGGCAGCGTCGTGGAAGGCAAGATCTTCAAGAAGGTCCGCGGCGGTTTCATGGTGGACATCGGCATGGAAGCGTTCCTCCCGGCGTCCCTCGTCGACCTCAAGCCGACCCGCAATCTCGACCAGTATCTCGGCCTCGAATGCAAGTTCGTGATCGCCAAGATCAACCACAAGCGCAAGAACATCGTGGTTTCCCGCAAGGATTACCTCGGCATCGAAAAGCAGGAAGCCCGCCTCAAGAAGCTGGGCACGCTGACCGAAGGCGCGGTGGTCAAGGGGCGTGTGAAGAACATCACGGACTTCGGCGTTTTCGTGGACCTCGGCGACCTCGACGGTCTCCTCCATATCACCGATATGAGCTGGGGCCGCATTTCGCATCCTTCCGAACTCGTGAAGCTCGGCGATGAGATCGAAGTCGTCGTGATCGCGATCGACCAGACGAACAAGAAAGTCTCCCTCGGCATGAAGCAGAAGAGCCAGAACCCGTGGGTCGGCATTGAAAACCGCTACACGTCCGGCGGCCAGGTTCGCGGCAAAGTCGTGAACATCCTGCCGTACGGCGCGTTCGTGGAACTCGAGCCCGGCGTCGAAGGTCTCGTCCACATCAGCGAGCTTTCGTGGACCAAGCGCGTCAGCCATCCGTCCGAACTCCTCAAGATCGGCGACCAGGTCGAAGTGGTCGTTCTGAATCTCGATAAAGACGGCAAGAAAATTTCTCTCGGCATCAAGCAGGCCCAGGAAAATCCGTGGGTCAAGGTGCAGGACAAGTACCAGGTGGGCGATCGCGTGAAGGGCACGGTGCGCAATCTCACCGATTACGGCGCGTTCGTGGAACTGGAGCCGGGCATCGACGGCCTCGTCCACATTTCCGATCTTTCCTGGACGCACAAAGTCACGCGTCCCAGCGAAATCCTGAAGAAAGGCGACGCGGTCGAGGTCATGATCCTCTCGATCGATCCCGACGCCCAGAAAATTTCCCTCGGCATCAAGCAGTTGACCGAAGACCCCTGGGATGACCTCACGAAGGGCATGATGACCGGCACCCCGATGAAGGGCCGCATCACGCGCATCGTGAACTTTGGACTCTTCGTCGAGCTCGAAAACGGGCTCGAGGGACTGGTCCATGTCTCGGAAATCCCTGACGGAAAATCCGCGGACCTTGAAAAGCATTTTCATGTCGACAGCCCCATCACGGTCAGCATTCTGCACGTGGATAACGACGCCCGCAAGATAGCACTCACTTGCAAGAGTGAGACTGTTCCGACGGCCTAGTCAGCAACCCCGAAAAATCCAGCTGTGTCCAAACCTCGAGCGATAAATAGGAGGGTCGTCGTCACCGGTATCGGTGTCCTCTCGTCCATCGGGTTCGGCAAAAAGGATTTTTGGGATGGCCTGAGTAAGGGGCGTTCCGGCGTTTCTCTGATCGAAGCTTTCGATACTTCCGATTTCACCACCCGTTTTGCCGGTGAAATCAAGAATTTCAACCCTTCCCTTTACATCCATCCCAAGCGTCTGAAGCGCATGGACCGCACGTCCCAGTACGCGGTGGCCTGCGCGAAAATGGCCATCGAAGACGCGGGCATCGATCCCAAGTGCAACGGCGCGGATAAGACCGGCGTCATCATCGGCACGGCCATGGCGGGCCATGGGTACATCCTGGAACAGCACACGACCCTCATGGAACGCGGGCCGATGCGCATCAATCCCTTTACCGCATTAGCATCGTTTCCCGACGCTTGCGCGAGCAATGTCTCTATCGAATTGGGCGTGACGGGCCCGAGCTTTTCCATCGCCACGGCCTGCTCTTCCGCTTCCGACGCCTGCGGCTATGCGTTCGAAGCGATCCGCAGCGGCACGTTGGACTTTCTCATCATGGGCGGCGCCGAGGCCTCGATTTATCCGGGCATTCTCGCGGCGTTCTGCGTGGCGCGCGCGCTTTCCACGCGCAACGAAACCCCGCAGGCCGCCTCACGGCCTTTCAGCGGCGACCGCGACGGTTTTGTTCTCGGGGAAGGGGCGGGGATGCTGGTGCTGG contains:
- the hisC gene encoding histidinol-phosphate transaminase, which codes for MNPAYKSYVEDIHPYKPGKPIKEVERELGLRNVIKLASNENPLGPSRKALWAMRRAIREAHLYPEGSGFYLVKRLEQELGIPTSQILIGNGSNEILELLSRGFLSPGDQIISSQTSFLVYPILAKACGADFVEVPMKDFRYDLEGILKAVTDKTKIIFIANPNNPTGTYVTDKEVAAFLAKVPPHVIVCFDEAYVDFVDAHDFPRVIEYVQERRPNVIVMRTFSKSYGLAGLRIGYAAGDPKMIGYLHKVRQPFNVNSIAQAAATAALDDRFFLWRTKHCVTAGRRFFYRRFDLMGLKYLPSQANFVLVDTGCDGDEVFQALLKQGMIIRSMKEYGLQTWIRVSIGRRSQNAQFIRLLKSYLRKGI
- the aroF gene encoding 3-deoxy-7-phosphoheptulonate synthase encodes the protein MIIVMRETATPEEINHICEKVKELGLTPQVSRGVARTIIGVIGEEEKIMVKPLEAFPGVDSVMPIQKPYKLASRHFKNEPSEFDMGNGVIVGGKQIHVMAGPCSVEGREMLMQTAAAVKKAGATFLRGGAFKPRTSPYSFQGLGEEGLKYLREAADEHGLLVVTEVMDTRSVELVCQYADMLQIGARNMQNFDLLKECGSAKKPVLLKRGLSATIQELLLSAEYLLSKGNFKVLLGERGIRTFETATRNTIDINAIPVVKEETHLPILVDPSHGTGKRTYVLPIARAAIAAGCDAIMVEVHPKPEEARSDGPQSQRFDQFEAMMKDLRVIAQAVGRTL
- a CDS encoding prephenate dehydrogenase/arogenate dehydrogenase family protein, which produces MNPKKITIVGLGLMGGSLAAACRKKFPRARVTGVSRSREALRSALKKKWIHAASRDLAGGVRGADLVILCTPVDTFPRILKEIDRHARPGTLVTDVGSIKGAVLRGRRKNITFVGAHPMVGSHERGLAAANPRLYEGGLIFVIKPEKRAELGAFRKIRGFWNKISHRIVEVSAGRHDKVVGEISHLPHAAAACLLMSVDPGSVPFAASGFRDTTRIAASDPSIWRPIFMGNARAVALALQRFEKELAHFRTRLVRGDGKAVGRFLQKASRRRQQI
- the fabF gene encoding beta-ketoacyl-ACP synthase II, encoding MSKPRAINRRVVVTGIGVLSSIGFGKKDFWDGLSKGRSGVSLIEAFDTSDFTTRFAGEIKNFNPSLYIHPKRLKRMDRTSQYAVACAKMAIEDAGIDPKCNGADKTGVIIGTAMAGHGYILEQHTTLMERGPMRINPFTALASFPDACASNVSIELGVTGPSFSIATACSSASDACGYAFEAIRSGTLDFLIMGGAEASIYPGILAAFCVARALSTRNETPQAASRPFSGDRDGFVLGEGAGMLVLEEYEHAKKRGAHIYAEILSHGMTCDAYHMTVPDPEGKEASRAMNMALAAAGLNPEDINYINAHGTSTPLNDKTETGIIKKVFKEHAPKIPISSAKSMLGHLIGAAGSVELVATLLAMEHSVIPPTINYSVPDPECDLDYTPNEARPAKIKYAMKNSFGFGGKNSILVLGKV
- the rpsA gene encoding 30S ribosomal protein S1; amino-acid sequence: MTSQFAELFEKSMQALKEGELAKGTIVAVRPKEVVIDIGYKAEGIISLDEFSKPEELKVGQQLEVLFESFDDEAGHAVLSKRKADRQRTWNNIIDHANEGSVVEGKIFKKVRGGFMVDIGMEAFLPASLVDLKPTRNLDQYLGLECKFVIAKINHKRKNIVVSRKDYLGIEKQEARLKKLGTLTEGAVVKGRVKNITDFGVFVDLGDLDGLLHITDMSWGRISHPSELVKLGDEIEVVVIAIDQTNKKVSLGMKQKSQNPWVGIENRYTSGGQVRGKVVNILPYGAFVELEPGVEGLVHISELSWTKRVSHPSELLKIGDQVEVVVLNLDKDGKKISLGIKQAQENPWVKVQDKYQVGDRVKGTVRNLTDYGAFVELEPGIDGLVHISDLSWTHKVTRPSEILKKGDAVEVMILSIDPDAQKISLGIKQLTEDPWDDLTKGMMTGTPMKGRITRIVNFGLFVELENGLEGLVHVSEIPDGKSADLEKHFHVDSPITVSILHVDNDARKIALTCKSETVPTA